In Symmachiella dynata, the following are encoded in one genomic region:
- a CDS encoding DUF1592 domain-containing protein — translation MRNDDSLARRGVPTVLCALALSMAWQLPSASAEEKSATALDQDYGKTIQPLLRQYCFDCHSADLAEAEVDLSTIPTMAAARKQVKTWLRIRQMLESGQMPPRDEAQPTEAELKALRSWVRDFLTLEANARAGDPGPIVLRRLNNAEYNYTIRDLTGVATLDPTEEFPIDGAAGEGFINTGSAQAMSPSLVTKYLEAAKDVAAHVVLLPDGIRFSPHTSKRDHTDELLARIQSFYRRFTQSGDGTVLTWQGTKFDTDQEGLLPVERYLTATLEERDALTAGQKSIEQVANERSLNPRYLQMLWTALSVAAESSDSFVINRFRQKWQQATAADVPALVAEITAAQQALWKYNSIGQLTGDGVQKKWMEPVEKVTTRQDIRLALPPTDTDVVLYLTADDLGDGRDGDYVIWERPRIEFPTDESEAAHPPILLRDVYGLDERIKKALASEGPRTTAYLDGVDKLRASTATLEEFAEANGLNPQLLKAWSTLLGLERKEKREIRGLFTNKLTSLHNYDSINGWAAGNLPSLLTNRSKEDVTFRTLTIPARGVTVHPTPTQESIIAWRSPLDGQVRIEGFAADADDKCGNGFAWRVELHAETGTTQLASGTVDNGRRQTFSPEGETAIHAGDVVSLIINARDNTHVCDTTHVALKLTEVGGETRVWDLATDVVDRILESNPLPDAYGNLKTWHFGASEDVGSTKSLLPPGSALAQWRAAVLGEKPVDEIQQLAQSVQTAITTTDEASLSEPDRALRTLLNDWKGPLHWATVAGTAASGSDSTFGIDPAQFGKHPNGSAIEPASLCVQAPQILEVQLPKELASGAEFVVSGTLHPATATGGSVQLQVLSTKPVSLSSSPALPILVSADEKTQQRAKQAVAEFRNLFPAALCYAQIVPVDEVVTLSLYFREDDQLKRLMLNDEQVAELDRLWDELYYVAQEPIALTVAYEQIYEFATQDRPDLVKSFEPMRGPINARADLFRTRLKETEPAHVDAVLEFANRAWRRPLSESEQEDLRKLYDGLRQSDIPHEEAIQLTLARVLASPAFLYRLETPPAGDAAAEVSGMELANRLSYFLWSSLPDAELREAGDSGALLSEDVLQKQTRRMLADPRTRRLAVQFACQWLHLRDFDQNDDKNEALYPEFAELRGAMYEETVRFFEDMFRNDGSILDLLNADHAFVNAALAEHYGIDGVEGDEWRRVEGLQAQGRGGILGMATFLASQSGASRTSPILRGNWIYETLLGERLPRPPANIPQLPETVPAGLSARQLIEKHSSAPECATCHVRIDPFGFALEQYDAIGRLRPEPADTKTVLDNGQPMEGIAGLRNYLLTVRRDDVVRQFCRKLLGYALGREVQLSDEPLLATMQEKLKAGDYRFHVAVEAIVSSEQFQRIRGRDFVGD, via the coding sequence ATGAGAAACGACGATAGCCTCGCTCGTCGTGGCGTTCCCACAGTGTTGTGCGCGTTGGCTCTGTCGATGGCTTGGCAGTTACCGTCCGCATCGGCCGAAGAGAAATCCGCGACCGCTTTAGATCAAGACTACGGCAAGACGATTCAACCGTTGTTGCGGCAATATTGTTTTGATTGTCACTCGGCGGATTTGGCGGAAGCGGAAGTCGACCTTTCGACGATTCCGACAATGGCCGCTGCGCGCAAGCAGGTGAAAACGTGGTTGCGGATTCGTCAGATGCTGGAAAGCGGACAGATGCCGCCGCGTGATGAAGCGCAACCGACTGAAGCAGAGCTAAAAGCATTGCGGAGTTGGGTGCGGGATTTTCTCACGCTCGAAGCCAATGCCCGCGCCGGCGATCCGGGGCCGATCGTGCTGCGGCGGCTGAATAATGCGGAGTATAATTATACAATCCGCGACCTGACCGGTGTCGCCACACTTGATCCCACCGAAGAATTTCCGATCGACGGCGCCGCAGGGGAAGGCTTTATCAACACCGGCTCCGCGCAGGCAATGTCGCCGTCGCTGGTCACCAAGTATCTCGAAGCTGCCAAAGATGTGGCCGCCCATGTGGTGTTGTTGCCTGACGGAATTCGTTTTTCGCCGCACACTTCAAAACGTGACCACACAGACGAATTGTTGGCCCGCATTCAATCCTTCTACCGCCGGTTCACCCAAAGCGGGGATGGGACGGTTCTCACGTGGCAAGGCACCAAATTCGACACTGACCAAGAGGGGCTGTTGCCTGTCGAAAGATATCTAACAGCCACGCTCGAAGAACGGGATGCCCTGACTGCCGGCCAAAAGTCGATCGAACAGGTTGCCAACGAACGTTCGCTCAACCCGCGTTATTTGCAAATGTTGTGGACCGCATTGTCAGTCGCGGCCGAATCTTCTGATTCGTTCGTTATCAATCGGTTTCGCCAAAAATGGCAACAGGCGACAGCCGCGGATGTTCCCGCATTGGTTGCAGAAATCACAGCCGCACAGCAAGCGCTGTGGAAATATAACTCCATCGGTCAATTGACGGGCGACGGTGTGCAAAAAAAATGGATGGAGCCGGTCGAAAAAGTTACGACGCGACAGGACATACGGCTGGCGCTGCCGCCGACCGATACGGATGTTGTGCTGTATCTCACGGCGGATGATTTGGGAGACGGACGCGACGGGGATTATGTGATTTGGGAACGTCCACGTATTGAGTTTCCGACCGATGAGTCGGAAGCAGCACACCCGCCGATCCTGTTGCGCGATGTCTACGGTCTGGACGAGCGTATTAAGAAGGCGCTGGCCAGTGAAGGGCCACGGACGACGGCTTATCTCGACGGGGTCGACAAACTGCGGGCCTCGACGGCCACGTTGGAAGAATTCGCCGAAGCCAACGGTTTGAATCCGCAATTGCTCAAAGCGTGGTCGACGCTGCTTGGGTTGGAGCGGAAAGAGAAACGTGAGATTCGCGGGCTGTTCACCAACAAATTAACCAGCTTGCACAATTATGATTCCATTAACGGTTGGGCTGCGGGGAACTTACCGAGCCTGTTGACGAATCGCTCCAAAGAGGACGTCACCTTTCGGACGTTGACGATACCCGCTCGCGGTGTGACGGTGCATCCGACGCCAACGCAGGAATCGATCATCGCGTGGCGTAGCCCGTTGGATGGACAGGTGCGGATTGAGGGCTTCGCCGCCGATGCGGACGACAAGTGCGGCAACGGGTTTGCCTGGCGCGTGGAACTGCATGCGGAAACCGGCACGACACAACTGGCAAGCGGCACCGTCGATAACGGCCGGCGTCAGACATTTTCTCCCGAGGGGGAAACGGCCATCCACGCGGGAGATGTCGTGTCGCTGATCATCAACGCCCGAGACAATACACATGTCTGCGACACAACACATGTGGCCTTGAAACTGACTGAGGTCGGGGGTGAAACGCGCGTTTGGGATTTAGCGACCGATGTCGTTGATCGGATCCTGGAGTCCAACCCGTTGCCCGATGCGTACGGCAACTTGAAGACTTGGCACTTTGGTGCCTCGGAGGATGTGGGGTCGACCAAATCGTTATTGCCCCCCGGCTCCGCCCTCGCCCAGTGGCGTGCGGCCGTGCTCGGCGAGAAACCGGTCGACGAAATCCAGCAGCTGGCGCAGTCCGTGCAGACTGCAATAACGACGACGGATGAGGCATCGCTCAGCGAACCAGACCGGGCGTTACGAACATTGCTCAACGACTGGAAAGGTCCACTGCACTGGGCAACGGTTGCCGGCACAGCGGCCTCGGGAAGCGATTCGACCTTTGGAATCGACCCGGCGCAATTTGGCAAACATCCCAACGGCTCAGCCATTGAACCAGCCAGTCTATGCGTGCAGGCGCCGCAGATTCTAGAAGTGCAACTGCCGAAAGAATTGGCAAGCGGAGCCGAGTTTGTCGTATCCGGCACATTGCATCCGGCGACAGCTACGGGAGGGAGTGTGCAGCTTCAAGTTCTCAGCACCAAACCGGTGTCGCTCTCATCGTCGCCGGCGCTGCCGATTCTCGTCTCAGCAGATGAAAAAACGCAGCAGCGTGCCAAACAAGCGGTGGCGGAGTTTCGCAACCTGTTTCCCGCAGCCCTTTGTTATGCCCAGATCGTGCCGGTTGATGAAGTGGTTACGTTGTCATTGTATTTCCGGGAAGACGATCAGCTCAAACGGTTGATGCTCAATGATGAGCAGGTGGCTGAATTGGATCGATTGTGGGATGAACTGTATTATGTCGCCCAGGAACCGATTGCGCTGACGGTGGCATATGAACAGATCTATGAATTCGCCACGCAGGATCGGCCGGACTTGGTGAAATCGTTTGAGCCGATGCGGGGGCCAATCAATGCGCGAGCGGATCTGTTTCGCACGCGGTTAAAAGAGACTGAACCGGCGCACGTTGATGCGGTTTTGGAATTCGCCAATCGCGCTTGGCGGCGGCCATTGAGTGAATCGGAGCAAGAGGATTTACGCAAGCTTTATGACGGGCTGCGCCAATCGGACATTCCGCACGAGGAAGCGATTCAATTGACGTTGGCACGGGTACTGGCTTCACCGGCATTTTTGTATCGGCTCGAAACCCCGCCGGCGGGTGACGCAGCGGCTGAAGTTTCCGGCATGGAGTTGGCAAATCGGCTGAGTTATTTCCTGTGGTCGTCGCTGCCCGATGCTGAACTTCGTGAAGCGGGTGATTCGGGTGCGCTGCTGTCAGAAGACGTGTTGCAAAAACAAACGCGGCGGATGCTGGCCGATCCACGGACGCGGCGGTTGGCGGTGCAGTTTGCCTGCCAATGGTTGCATCTGCGGGACTTTGATCAGAACGACGATAAAAACGAAGCGTTGTATCCCGAGTTCGCGGAACTGCGCGGCGCCATGTATGAAGAAACGGTGCGGTTCTTCGAAGATATGTTCCGCAACGACGGTTCGATTCTAGATTTGCTCAACGCGGATCATGCGTTCGTGAATGCGGCACTGGCTGAGCACTATGGAATCGACGGTGTTGAGGGGGATGAGTGGCGGCGCGTCGAAGGGCTGCAAGCGCAAGGTCGCGGCGGGATTTTGGGGATGGCCACGTTTTTGGCCAGTCAATCGGGTGCCTCGCGGACGAGTCCCATTCTGCGCGGGAACTGGATTTATGAAACGTTGCTGGGCGAGCGTTTGCCGCGCCCGCCGGCGAATATTCCGCAATTGCCTGAAACCGTTCCGGCGGGACTTTCGGCACGGCAGTTAATTGAGAAACATAGCTCCGCTCCGGAGTGTGCCACCTGCCACGTCCGTATTGATCCGTTCGGATTCGCGCTGGAACAATACGACGCCATCGGCCGCCTGCGCCCGGAACCGGCGGATACAAAAACAGTCCTCGACAATGGCCAACCGATGGAAGGGATCGCGGGATTGCGGAACTATCTGCTCACGGTCCGTCGCGACGATGTGGTCCGGCAATTCTGCCGCAAACTCTTAGGTTATGCATTGGGCCGGGAAGTACAATTGTCGGACGAGCCATTGTTGGCCACGATGCAAGAAAAACTGAAGGCGGGCGATTACCGATTCCACGTGGCTGTCGAAGCGATTGTATCGAGCGAGCAGTTCCAACGGATTCGCGGCCGAGATTTTGTCGGCGATTGA
- a CDS encoding FadR/GntR family transcriptional regulator, protein MLKTLPRQKLRDVVAEGLKSYIVSEGLVPGDRLPNETELAESFGVSRLSLREATKALEFLGIVESRTGVGLTVGEIDLQRVTKHLGFHPALHAADPHQLIDSRVVIETGVLPHVARRMADDPALYDSLKSIVDRLSASRKFEVQIEVDIEFHRSLMQASGLAPLVAFDDLLQVFFRRFRDSVKKAEWKAGLESHRRIVEDLRDQNVERATAELKAHIESHRQRIGAGL, encoded by the coding sequence ATGTTAAAAACTCTGCCACGGCAGAAGCTGCGGGATGTGGTTGCTGAAGGGCTGAAGTCGTATATCGTTTCCGAAGGACTGGTTCCCGGAGACCGGTTGCCGAATGAAACGGAGCTTGCCGAATCGTTTGGTGTCAGCCGACTCAGCCTGCGCGAGGCGACCAAAGCACTCGAGTTTTTGGGGATTGTCGAATCCCGGACCGGCGTCGGACTGACGGTCGGGGAAATCGACCTGCAGCGAGTCACCAAGCACCTCGGCTTCCACCCTGCCCTGCACGCCGCCGACCCGCATCAGTTGATCGACTCGCGCGTCGTCATCGAAACCGGTGTCCTCCCGCATGTGGCACGGCGGATGGCGGACGATCCCGCTTTGTATGATTCGCTGAAATCCATCGTCGATCGCCTCAGTGCGTCGCGCAAGTTTGAGGTGCAAATTGAAGTCGACATCGAATTTCACCGCAGTCTGATGCAAGCCAGCGGCCTCGCGCCGCTGGTGGCCTTCGATGATTTATTGCAGGTGTTTTTTCGTCGATTTCGCGATAGCGTCAAAAAGGCGGAATGGAAAGCGGGCCTTGAAAGCCATCGGCGAATCGTTGAGGACTTACGCGACCAAAATGTCGAGCGGGCCACGGCGGAATTGAAAGCCCACATAGAAAGTCATCGGCAGCGGATTGGAGCAGGTCTATGA
- a CDS encoding molybdopterin-dependent oxidoreductase — translation MKPQPHDFLAQHTYLTRRFFLRSGAAGLAAMSTLPLFAKAAERDPALQQVIDNLETWLTKPDDFQDVSRGNPQPHSLDEARRKEVGLTRDTWSLEVVSDPENKARIRNPLTKEKNTAFTFKDLMQLAETHAVRFPKIMTCLNIGCPLGNGNWEGVPLREVLWLTKPSKDLRRVFYDGFHNDDPKQLFRSSLPVGRVLEDMYGLPPVILCYKLNGQWLSPERGAPVRMVVPEAYGFKSIKWLSHVFLSNRVNANDTYGEKNNDVDSPLKTFCETISLPKTIKPGQPIPVTGYAQVGISGLQKVQVWVQNDDEERVAGDKYFTKAPWSDAEILPPPQNWGGDIADNRIPVPTQGFDPETGQPQTWPLRLSKAHWAALLPGLPPGKYTFRCRTIDDNGAAQPMPRPFMKSGRAAIDQVGFTVE, via the coding sequence ATGAAACCGCAGCCCCACGATTTTCTCGCTCAGCACACATATCTCACGCGTCGGTTTTTCCTCCGCAGCGGCGCCGCCGGTTTGGCGGCGATGAGTACGTTGCCGTTATTTGCCAAGGCCGCCGAACGCGACCCTGCGCTGCAACAAGTGATCGATAATCTCGAAACGTGGCTGACGAAGCCGGATGACTTTCAGGACGTCTCCCGCGGTAATCCGCAACCACATTCCCTCGACGAAGCCCGCCGCAAAGAAGTCGGATTGACGCGCGACACATGGTCGTTGGAAGTTGTGAGCGATCCCGAAAACAAAGCTCGGATTCGTAACCCGTTGACGAAAGAAAAAAACACCGCCTTCACGTTCAAAGATCTCATGCAACTGGCCGAGACGCATGCGGTCCGCTTTCCCAAAATCATGACCTGCCTCAACATCGGCTGCCCGTTGGGCAACGGGAATTGGGAAGGGGTGCCGCTGCGGGAAGTGCTCTGGTTGACCAAGCCAAGCAAGGATCTCCGCCGTGTCTTTTACGACGGATTCCATAACGACGATCCCAAACAGTTGTTCCGCAGTTCACTCCCGGTCGGCCGTGTGCTGGAGGATATGTACGGCTTGCCGCCGGTGATTCTGTGCTACAAACTCAACGGACAATGGCTCTCGCCCGAGCGCGGCGCGCCGGTGCGGATGGTCGTTCCTGAGGCATATGGATTTAAGAGCATCAAATGGTTGTCGCACGTGTTTCTGTCAAACCGCGTGAACGCCAACGACACTTACGGTGAAAAAAACAACGACGTCGACAGCCCACTCAAAACGTTTTGCGAAACGATCTCGCTGCCTAAAACTATCAAACCCGGGCAGCCGATCCCCGTCACCGGCTATGCGCAAGTCGGCATCTCGGGTCTGCAGAAGGTGCAGGTCTGGGTGCAAAATGACGACGAAGAGCGGGTCGCCGGGGATAAGTATTTCACTAAGGCTCCCTGGAGCGACGCGGAAATTCTTCCACCGCCCCAAAACTGGGGCGGCGATATCGCCGACAATCGTATCCCAGTACCCACGCAAGGCTTTGACCCGGAAACGGGACAACCGCAAACGTGGCCCCTGCGGCTGTCGAAAGCCCACTGGGCGGCGCTGTTACCGGGATTGCCGCCGGGGAAGTATACGTTCCGTTGTCGCACGATCGACGACAACGGCGCCGCTCAACCCATGCCCCGGCCGTTCATGAAATCGGGCCGCGCCGCCATTGATCAAGTCGGCTTCACAGTCGAATAG
- a CDS encoding CocE/NonD family hydrolase: MTHSTQCGNAFKLEDISLIIPAGKIGPPMHPRSIPLNIRCLSLYGFATAILMLTLIGSIAAADKIDLGDVREKHVMIPMRDGKKLSAYLYIPAGKGPWPALFEQRYGGLQGTSTRKAAAELASEGFVVALVNFRGTHLSEGTYVGYRALQWGALQDGYDSCEWLADQDWCTGKIGTFGSSQGGYAQNYLAVTEPPHLVCQYMTDTGLSLFEEGYRIGGTTRPERFKGMAGVCRDPEDNARLLAEWFAHPHYDEYWQAEDCTRHFDKMNVPCMTIGSWYDFMNQGSIASFQGRQHQGGPNSRGKQQLVVGPWLHGRLNKGNRVGQLVYPKNAIWPVREHMVRWFNHYLKGEENGVEQDPTVRYYVMGALGEGDAPGNVWRTAKDFPPPAKPVEMFLQTDGKLSAAAPPADGGSTSYTSDPLHPMQIPGRGFPGATDARPFEEQAEVRTFTTEPLTKPVEWTGRVQAELYVSSTARDTDFIVRISDVYPDGRSILIVDYPWRARYREGFDHETLMTPGEVTKIAFPVGWMSQIFNAGHRIRVTIASTGAPLYEPNPQTGKPLTIEFPDDAVSAVNTIHHNREHASRIIAPVPE; this comes from the coding sequence GTGACTCACTCGACGCAATGCGGCAACGCGTTTAAGCTGGAAGACATCTCATTGATCATCCCCGCCGGCAAGATTGGCCCTCCCATGCATCCACGAAGTATTCCGCTCAACATTCGCTGCCTGTCTCTTTACGGTTTCGCAACAGCAATTCTGATGCTGACGCTCATCGGCAGCATCGCAGCCGCAGACAAAATCGATCTCGGCGATGTCCGTGAAAAACATGTGATGATTCCCATGCGCGACGGAAAGAAACTGTCCGCCTACTTATATATCCCAGCAGGCAAAGGCCCATGGCCGGCGCTGTTCGAACAACGCTACGGCGGTTTGCAGGGAACTTCGACGCGGAAGGCGGCGGCGGAACTGGCGAGCGAAGGATTTGTTGTGGCGCTGGTGAATTTTCGCGGCACACATCTCTCCGAGGGTACCTACGTCGGCTATCGCGCGCTGCAATGGGGCGCATTACAAGACGGATACGACAGTTGCGAATGGCTGGCGGACCAAGATTGGTGCACCGGCAAAATTGGGACCTTCGGGAGTTCGCAAGGCGGGTACGCGCAGAATTATCTGGCCGTCACTGAGCCGCCGCACCTGGTTTGCCAATACATGACCGATACCGGTTTGAGCCTGTTCGAAGAAGGGTATCGTATCGGCGGGACAACACGGCCGGAACGATTCAAAGGCATGGCCGGCGTTTGCCGTGACCCCGAGGACAATGCGCGGTTGTTGGCCGAGTGGTTCGCCCATCCGCACTATGACGAATATTGGCAAGCCGAAGACTGCACGCGGCATTTCGACAAGATGAACGTCCCCTGCATGACGATTGGCAGTTGGTACGACTTTATGAATCAAGGCTCGATCGCCAGCTTTCAAGGACGGCAACACCAGGGAGGCCCCAACTCGCGGGGAAAACAACAATTGGTTGTCGGCCCTTGGTTGCATGGGCGGCTGAACAAAGGCAATCGCGTCGGTCAATTGGTTTATCCCAAAAACGCGATTTGGCCGGTGCGCGAACACATGGTCCGCTGGTTCAATCATTATCTCAAGGGCGAAGAGAACGGCGTCGAACAAGATCCGACGGTGCGGTACTACGTGATGGGCGCACTCGGTGAGGGAGACGCACCGGGCAATGTCTGGCGAACTGCCAAAGATTTTCCGCCGCCCGCAAAACCGGTGGAAATGTTTTTGCAAACCGATGGCAAGCTCTCGGCAGCGGCACCGCCCGCCGATGGGGGATCCACCAGTTACACGTCCGACCCGCTGCACCCCATGCAAATTCCCGGCCGCGGTTTTCCCGGCGCGACCGATGCGCGGCCTTTTGAAGAACAGGCCGAAGTGCGCACGTTCACAACCGAACCGCTGACGAAACCAGTCGAATGGACGGGCCGCGTGCAGGCCGAGTTGTATGTCTCTTCAACAGCCCGTGACACCGACTTTATCGTCCGCATCAGCGACGTCTATCCCGACGGACGTTCGATCTTGATTGTCGATTATCCCTGGCGGGCGCGGTACCGCGAAGGCTTTGATCACGAAACACTCATGACACCCGGTGAAGTAACGAAAATCGCGTTTCCGGTGGGCTGGATGAGTCAGATTTTCAATGCCGGACACCGCATCCGCGTCACCATCGCCAGCACGGGCGCTCCGTTGTACGAACCGAATCCGCAAACGGGAAAACCGCTGACCATCGAGTTTCCCGACGATGCCGTGAGTGCCGTCAACACGATCCACCACAACCGCGAACACGCCTCCCGCATCATCGCTCCGGTGCCGGAATAA
- the hspQ gene encoding heat shock protein HspQ yields the protein MIAITPPPRPIFEPGQLVQHRRYGYRGVVVGRDEACQADAAWYANNQTQPDRDQPWYHVLVHGSLTCTYAAAENLMADPSGRPIDHPMVPHFFSEFVGGHYVRNDEPWPG from the coding sequence ATGATTGCAATCACGCCTCCCCCGCGACCGATTTTCGAACCTGGGCAATTGGTACAACATCGGCGATACGGCTATCGCGGCGTCGTTGTGGGTCGCGATGAAGCGTGTCAGGCGGACGCAGCTTGGTATGCCAACAACCAAACGCAGCCCGACCGCGATCAACCGTGGTATCACGTGCTCGTCCACGGTTCGCTCACTTGCACGTACGCCGCTGCGGAGAACCTGATGGCAGACCCCAGCGGGCGGCCGATTGATCATCCGATGGTGCCGCACTTTTTCAGCGAGTTCGTCGGAGGACATTATGTACGCAATGACGAACCATGGCCCGGATGA
- a CDS encoding Gfo/Idh/MocA family protein translates to MPQAIKVGLLTHAPGAHVTAYLSALAKSAACGEVVLADPGGRWEKEARKVLGDKLTQVYPDHKTLLERDRPGMVLVTMEAKLAPPVIDAALEAGCHVFAEKPSCIRVEDFEPLVHKADSGHRNLMLALANRLNPEIAAARRMIANGVIGKIYGMEMHLVADQTRLTRESYQQQWFAHKDRAGGGHLIWLGIHWLDLAMDITQSSVTEVAGFTANVGGQSIDVEDSAAAALKFDNGTLGTLTSGYYLDKGYNSHIKIWGSGGWLHLESMKDEPLTWYTAKGAHAGEVQTWQGSKQPRGYTPFVDAAIKACAEMTDPPISNADSLRALKTVFAIYKAAATGRTVQV, encoded by the coding sequence ATGCCCCAAGCCATTAAAGTCGGACTTCTCACGCATGCCCCTGGTGCCCATGTCACCGCTTATTTGAGTGCGTTGGCCAAGTCCGCTGCGTGCGGCGAAGTGGTCCTGGCCGATCCAGGCGGACGTTGGGAAAAAGAGGCGCGGAAAGTTCTTGGTGACAAACTCACACAGGTCTATCCCGATCACAAGACGCTACTGGAGCGCGACCGTCCGGGAATGGTGTTGGTGACGATGGAAGCCAAGCTGGCGCCGCCGGTGATCGATGCTGCCCTCGAAGCGGGTTGCCATGTGTTTGCGGAAAAACCCTCTTGCATCCGCGTAGAAGATTTTGAACCGCTCGTGCATAAGGCGGACAGTGGGCACCGTAATTTGATGCTGGCATTGGCCAACCGATTGAATCCCGAGATCGCCGCAGCACGACGGATGATCGCCAATGGAGTCATCGGCAAAATCTACGGAATGGAAATGCACCTGGTTGCCGACCAAACCCGGCTGACGCGCGAATCGTATCAGCAGCAATGGTTCGCGCACAAAGATCGCGCGGGCGGCGGGCATTTGATATGGCTGGGCATCCATTGGCTCGATCTAGCGATGGACATCACGCAGTCCAGCGTGACCGAGGTCGCCGGTTTTACGGCGAATGTCGGCGGGCAATCGATCGATGTGGAGGACTCCGCCGCGGCGGCGCTGAAGTTTGACAACGGAACGCTCGGCACGCTGACCTCGGGGTATTATCTCGACAAGGGGTACAACTCACACATAAAAATCTGGGGCTCGGGCGGCTGGTTGCATCTGGAGTCGATGAAAGACGAACCGCTCACATGGTACACCGCTAAGGGCGCGCATGCGGGCGAAGTGCAGACGTGGCAAGGTTCGAAACAACCCCGCGGGTATACGCCGTTCGTCGATGCCGCTATCAAAGCCTGCGCCGAAATGACCGACCCGCCGATCAGCAATGCCGACAGTCTCCGCGCCTTGAAAACGGTATTCGCAATCTACAAGGCGGCAGCTACGGGACGCACGGTCCAGGTTTGA
- a CDS encoding NAD(P)/FAD-dependent oxidoreductase, with product MSTQHDVVIIGAGPAGSTAATILAEQGLDVVVIEREHFPRFHIGESLLPASVRIFERLGVHEPIRKAFIHKPGGKWLYGSIEVAGDFNKSDRKASFKDHPYSYLVERSIFDQILIQRSEECGADVRFGTEVNEVITENDRIVGVKCRDEDGNTAELHARLVIDATGLRALIPSKLGLREINQPQRMGMYCQYAARPTRDDVKAGWFVGQMFYDGWTWLLRLPEDRFSVGVVMTVDRFQKSRLSPTDLVEKMVEENDLLNHGMTLDRRRISDVMVTGNMASSSQNLAGEGWVAVGDAAYFIDPCYSSGVHLAMKSAEMVADIVSAQPATEKIPSTVFDSYQKEMRSHEKSVHHMVDAFYIASRNTSVQKMVTTFQGGYLNRRFVTFVGGDFLTNSRMIRRVHQISNVVKSIFGNNAAKSPENSPLYLFDPTLNHDQDGRDSSKKAA from the coding sequence ATGAGTACGCAACATGATGTTGTGATCATAGGCGCAGGCCCCGCAGGAAGCACCGCCGCCACGATTTTGGCCGAACAGGGCCTGGATGTGGTCGTCATTGAGAGAGAACACTTTCCCCGATTTCATATTGGCGAATCACTCTTGCCGGCCTCGGTCCGCATCTTTGAACGGCTGGGAGTTCACGAACCCATTCGCAAAGCGTTTATTCACAAGCCAGGCGGAAAATGGTTGTACGGGTCGATTGAGGTTGCCGGCGATTTCAACAAATCGGATCGCAAAGCCAGTTTCAAAGATCATCCCTACTCCTACCTTGTCGAACGTTCGATCTTCGATCAGATTTTGATTCAGCGCTCCGAGGAGTGCGGCGCGGACGTCCGCTTTGGGACAGAAGTCAACGAAGTCATTACGGAAAACGATCGCATCGTCGGCGTGAAATGTCGCGACGAAGATGGGAACACGGCCGAACTCCACGCTCGGCTGGTGATCGACGCCACCGGTTTGCGGGCCCTGATCCCGTCGAAACTGGGGCTGCGCGAAATCAACCAACCGCAACGCATGGGGATGTATTGCCAATACGCCGCCCGCCCGACGCGCGACGACGTCAAAGCAGGTTGGTTCGTAGGGCAGATGTTTTATGACGGTTGGACATGGCTGCTGCGACTGCCCGAAGATCGGTTTTCGGTCGGTGTGGTGATGACCGTCGATCGCTTCCAAAAATCCCGCCTGTCACCGACCGACTTGGTGGAAAAAATGGTGGAAGAGAATGACCTACTCAACCACGGCATGACGCTCGACCGTCGACGAATTTCGGACGTGATGGTGACCGGCAACATGGCCAGCAGTTCCCAGAATCTAGCGGGGGAGGGATGGGTGGCTGTCGGTGACGCGGCCTATTTCATCGATCCTTGCTATTCGTCCGGTGTGCATTTGGCCATGAAGTCGGCCGAAATGGTCGCCGACATCGTTTCTGCGCAGCCGGCCACAGAAAAGATTCCGAGCACCGTCTTTGATAGTTACCAAAAAGAAATGCGTTCGCACGAAAAGTCGGTGCACCACATGGTCGACGCGTTTTATATCGCCAGCCGCAACACGTCGGTGCAAAAAATGGTGACCACCTTCCAAGGCGGCTACCTCAATCGCCGCTTCGTGACGTTCGTCGGCGGCGATTTTCTGACGAACTCACGCATGATCCGCCGCGTGCATCAGATTTCCAACGTCGTAAAATCGATCTTCGGAAACAACGCCGCCAAAAGCCCGGAAAACTCGCCGCTATACTTATTTGACCCGACATTGAATCACGACCAGGACGGCCGCGATTCGAGCAAGAAAGCCGCCTGA